A genome region from Brooklawnia propionicigenes includes the following:
- a CDS encoding TadA family conjugal transfer-associated ATPase yields MTEHDLEMVRVRLAGLGRTWTPRDVADALRALGLVVSDAMVLYAVEALRRGSIGAGRLQPLLSIEGLTDVLVNGPDQVFIDRGHGLEDTQVRFESDAEVRQLATRLAASVGRRLDDACPFVDARLADGTRLHAVLATIADPGTCLSLRVPARRSFSLDDWVANGSICTQMAEVLQALVASKVAFLISGGTGSGKTTLLAGLLGLMPAAQRLVIVEDSRELAPDHPHCVRMECRQANSEGAGMITMTDLVRQALRMRPDRLVLGEVRGAELCDLLTALNTGHEGGCGTVHANSVADVPARLEALAALGGLGREACHAQVASALRVVVQVSRLADGRRSVTQVGLAQRSSSGHVYIEMALASTDGRSVRQGPAWGQLAELLDIAAGTQEAS; encoded by the coding sequence ATGACCGAGCATGATCTTGAGATGGTGCGGGTCCGGCTCGCCGGGCTGGGCCGGACTTGGACACCACGCGATGTTGCGGATGCCCTGCGGGCGCTGGGGCTGGTGGTCAGCGACGCGATGGTGCTCTACGCCGTGGAAGCCCTGCGTCGCGGCAGCATCGGAGCCGGCCGCCTGCAGCCTCTGCTGAGCATCGAGGGGCTGACCGACGTCCTGGTCAACGGGCCGGATCAGGTCTTCATCGATCGCGGCCACGGACTCGAAGACACCCAGGTCCGCTTCGAATCCGACGCCGAGGTGCGTCAGCTCGCCACCCGGCTCGCGGCCAGCGTGGGTCGCCGGTTGGACGATGCCTGCCCGTTCGTGGACGCACGGCTGGCCGACGGCACCCGCTTGCACGCCGTGCTCGCAACCATCGCCGATCCGGGAACCTGCTTGTCACTGCGTGTTCCGGCGCGCCGCTCGTTCTCCTTGGACGACTGGGTGGCCAACGGTTCGATCTGCACCCAAATGGCCGAGGTACTGCAGGCGTTGGTGGCGTCCAAGGTCGCATTTCTGATTTCGGGCGGAACCGGGTCGGGCAAGACCACCTTGCTGGCCGGTCTGCTGGGGTTGATGCCGGCCGCTCAGCGGCTGGTGATCGTCGAGGACTCCCGCGAACTGGCCCCCGATCACCCGCACTGCGTTCGGATGGAGTGCCGTCAGGCGAACTCCGAGGGCGCCGGCATGATCACCATGACGGACCTGGTCAGGCAGGCCTTGCGGATGCGTCCCGACCGGCTGGTGCTCGGTGAGGTGCGCGGCGCCGAACTGTGCGATCTGCTGACCGCACTGAACACCGGACATGAGGGCGGTTGCGGAACAGTGCACGCCAACTCGGTCGCAGATGTGCCGGCCCGGCTGGAGGCGCTGGCCGCGCTCGGCGGTCTGGGACGCGAGGCCTGCCATGCTCAGGTCGCCTCGGCGCTGCGGGTGGTGGTTCAGGTCAGCAGGCTGGCCGATGGTCGCCGCAGCGTCACCCAAGTCGGCCTTGCGCAACGCTCCAGTTCCGGACATGTCTACATCGAAATGGCGTTGGCAAGCACAGATGGACGATCGGTACGGCAAGGGCCGGCCTGGGGCCAGCTCGCCGAGTTGCTGGACATAGCGGCCGGAACTCAGGAGGCATCGTGA